One Nitrospirae bacterium CG2_30_53_67 genomic region harbors:
- a CDS encoding glycosyl transferase family 2 — MLNSKKIIVVLPAYNAEKTLEATYREIPLGIVDEVLLVDDRSSDRTTEVAQKLGIKTFVHQKNLGYGGNQKTCYTEALKHGADIVVMLHPDYQYTPKLITAMASMISEELYDVVLGSRILGKGALAGGMPLYKYFSNRFLTALENVLVAHKLSEYHTGYRAFSRKVLETLPLLENSNDFVFDNQMLAQIIYFGFSIAEITCPTKYFEEASSINFSRSVTYGLGVLETAIRFRLHKLGWLKSRIFEENGKKLQTGS, encoded by the coding sequence ATGTTAAATAGCAAAAAAATTATCGTTGTCCTTCCGGCCTACAACGCCGAGAAGACCCTGGAGGCCACCTACAGGGAGATCCCCCTTGGTATCGTAGACGAGGTTTTGCTGGTGGACGACAGGAGTTCGGACCGGACCACCGAAGTGGCGCAAAAACTCGGGATCAAGACCTTCGTGCATCAAAAGAACCTGGGCTACGGCGGGAACCAGAAGACCTGCTATACCGAGGCCTTAAAGCATGGCGCTGATATCGTAGTCATGCTCCACCCCGACTATCAGTACACGCCCAAGCTCATCACGGCCATGGCCTCCATGATCTCCGAAGAACTCTATGACGTGGTCCTGGGTTCAAGGATTCTGGGAAAAGGCGCCCTGGCCGGAGGCATGCCGCTCTACAAATATTTCAGCAACCGCTTTCTCACGGCCTTGGAGAATGTCCTTGTCGCGCACAAGCTCTCGGAATACCATACGGGCTACCGGGCCTTCTCCCGCAAGGTCCTGGAGACGCTCCCGCTCCTGGAGAACTCCAATGATTTTGTCTTCGACAATCAGATGCTGGCCCAGATCATCTATTTCGGATTCTCCATCGCGGAGATCACCTGCCCCACAAAATATTTCGAGGAGGCCTCCTCCATCAACTTTTCAAGAAGCGTGACCTACGGCCTGGGCGTGCTCGAAACCGCAATCCGCTTCCGCCTGCACAAACTCGGATGGCTCAAATCCAGGATCTTCGAGGAAAATGGGAAGAAACTTCAGACGGGTAGTTAA
- a CDS encoding ATPase encodes MYRRNIKDYLQAVLADTPVVLLHGARQTGKTTLVENLAGELGGRYLTLDDATVLAAVTADPAGFVRQQDGMIIIDEVQKAPDLFPAIKQQVDADRRPGRFLLTGSANILMLPRISESLAGRMEIVTLWPLSQGELAGQRERFIDAVFSSGLPQPAKAGPVDRDIARRVLTGGYPEAVERSASERRQAWFGAYITTILQRDVRDLAHVEGLTDMPRLLSLLAARCGGLLNMSELSRSSGIAHTSLRRYLSLLETTFLAQLLPAWSTNRSKRLVKSPKIHLIDSGLTSRLAGASGQDHPEDLQLFGRLVETFVVMELRKQATWNKTLCALYYFRTASGQEVDAVMEDGRGRVVGIEVKSAASVAEKDFAGLKVLADLAGKKFHRGIVLYDGDAAVPFGDRYAALPISTLWRVTE; translated from the coding sequence ATGTATCGGAGAAATATCAAAGACTATCTGCAGGCGGTTCTGGCGGATACACCGGTGGTTTTGCTCCATGGGGCGCGACAGACTGGAAAGACGACCCTTGTCGAGAACCTCGCCGGGGAGCTGGGCGGCCGTTATCTGACGTTGGACGATGCTACAGTTCTGGCAGCCGTGACCGCCGATCCGGCCGGGTTTGTCCGGCAGCAGGATGGCATGATCATTATTGACGAGGTTCAGAAGGCACCGGACCTTTTCCCGGCCATCAAACAGCAGGTCGATGCCGACCGCCGGCCTGGCCGGTTTCTGCTGACCGGCTCGGCGAACATATTGATGCTGCCCAGAATTTCTGAGTCATTGGCCGGCAGGATGGAGATCGTGACTCTGTGGCCCCTTTCGCAGGGCGAGCTGGCCGGGCAGAGGGAGCGATTCATTGACGCGGTGTTTTCTTCCGGCCTCCCACAGCCGGCGAAGGCTGGACCGGTGGATCGTGACATCGCAAGGCGCGTTCTTACCGGCGGATATCCCGAGGCGGTGGAGCGGAGCGCTTCAGAGCGCAGGCAGGCATGGTTCGGGGCCTACATTACCACCATTCTGCAACGTGATGTGCGTGACCTCGCACATGTCGAGGGACTCACCGACATGCCGCGGCTGCTTTCTCTTCTTGCGGCGCGTTGCGGCGGCCTCCTCAACATGTCCGAACTGTCCCGGTCGTCTGGGATTGCTCACACAAGCCTGCGGCGCTATTTGAGCCTGCTGGAGACTACGTTTCTCGCACAATTGCTGCCTGCGTGGTCCACAAACCGGAGCAAACGATTGGTGAAGTCCCCCAAGATCCATTTGATAGACAGCGGCCTTACGAGCCGGCTCGCAGGCGCTTCCGGACAGGATCATCCCGAAGACCTGCAGCTCTTTGGCCGCCTCGTGGAGACCTTCGTGGTCATGGAACTGCGCAAGCAGGCAACCTGGAACAAGACGCTTTGTGCCCTGTATTATTTCCGCACCGCTTCCGGTCAAGAGGTCGACGCAGTGATGGAAGACGGACGGGGGAGGGTCGTGGGGATCGAAGTAAAATCCGCTGCAAGCGTTGCTGAGAAAGACTTCGCCGGGCTGAAGGTTCTGGCGGACTTGGCCGGCAAGAAGTTTCATCGCGGTATTGTTCTCTATGACGGCGATGCCGCCGTGCCGTTCGGTGACCGGTATGCGGCCCTGCCGATCAGCACGCTTTGGCGTGTGACAGAGTAG
- a CDS encoding PemK-like protein, whose amino-acid sequence MTRGKVVLVPFPFDDLTATKVRPAVCLTDPIGPYRHVILAFITSQIPTDLLESDLVIDSRYTGFAETGLRAPSTLQLHRLMTITSSMIRRELGELTPAMYREVSDRLRKIFGFF is encoded by the coding sequence ATGACAAGGGGTAAGGTCGTCCTGGTACCATTTCCTTTCGATGACCTTACGGCAACCAAGGTCCGGCCGGCTGTATGTTTAACCGATCCAATCGGTCCTTACCGCCACGTTATCCTCGCCTTTATTACCAGTCAAATTCCAACTGATTTACTTGAATCGGATCTGGTGATCGACTCACGGTATACGGGTTTCGCGGAAACCGGACTGCGAGCGCCCTCGACTCTTCAGTTACACCGGCTTATGACCATTACCAGTTCGATGATCCGGCGTGAATTGGGGGAATTGACTCCTGCGATGTATCGTGAAGTGAGCGATAGACTGAGAAAGATATTCGGTTTTTTTTAG
- a CDS encoding 5-(carboxyamino)imidazole ribonucleotide mutase — MTKPLVGIIMGSESDLSVMKEGGAILQSFEIPFEIRVISAHRTPDLAAEYAKKAAGRGIKVIIAGAGAAAHLAGAMAAVTDLPVIGVPISSTPLNGFDALLSTVQMPAGVPVAAMSIGVAGARNAALFSLRVLALKSVPLRKQLAEFKKNQRRKVEEADQRVREQQ, encoded by the coding sequence ATGACGAAACCGCTGGTAGGGATTATCATGGGGAGCGAGTCGGATCTTTCGGTCATGAAGGAGGGCGGTGCGATCCTGCAAAGCTTTGAGATTCCTTTCGAGATCCGGGTGATCTCGGCCCACAGGACACCGGATCTCGCAGCCGAGTATGCAAAGAAAGCTGCAGGCCGGGGGATCAAGGTGATCATTGCCGGGGCCGGGGCTGCCGCACATCTGGCGGGGGCTATGGCCGCCGTCACGGACCTTCCGGTGATCGGGGTTCCCATCTCGTCTACCCCGCTGAATGGGTTCGATGCCCTTCTGTCTACGGTGCAGATGCCCGCAGGCGTTCCCGTTGCCGCCATGAGCATCGGGGTTGCCGGGGCCAGGAATGCCGCACTCTTTTCTTTGCGGGTCCTCGCGCTCAAGAGCGTGCCCTTGAGAAAACAGCTCGCGGAATTCAAGAAGAACCAGCGCAGGAAGGTTGAAGAAGCGGACCAGCGTGTGAGGGAGCAGCAATGA
- a CDS encoding phosphoribosylamine--glycine ligase yields MKILVVGSGGREHALVWKIAQSPRVKKIYCAPGNGGTLGLAEPVPIQAGEIESLLDFARKQKIDLTLVGPEGPLTLGIVDRFEEAGLPIFGPRKNAAILEGSKVFTKDFLRRHGIPTAEYMSFTDPAQAAGYILKKGAPIVVKADGLAAGKGVVVAQNVEEAVASVYMIMEQRKFGSAGEAIVVEECLAGEEASFMAFTDGKAVIPMISSQDHKQVHDGDRGPNTGGMGAYTPAPVIQDRTEEIMETVMVPTIRGMAEEGRVFKGVLYAGIMVTPEGLKVLEFNVRFGDPEAQPILFRLKTDLVDIIEGILNDRLSQVPIEWKNGASACVVLASGGYPGAYEKGKTISGLDRIPDTEDLLVFHAGTRMVDDRIVTAGGRVLGVTARGETLASALNKAYDAVNLIDFKGKHFRTDIGQKGLKMLCEQG; encoded by the coding sequence ATGAAAATTCTGGTTGTCGGTTCCGGGGGCAGGGAACATGCGTTGGTCTGGAAGATTGCGCAGAGCCCCAGGGTCAAAAAAATCTACTGCGCGCCGGGCAACGGCGGAACCTTGGGCCTGGCGGAACCCGTCCCCATACAGGCCGGGGAGATCGAGAGTCTCCTCGATTTTGCAAGGAAGCAGAAGATCGATCTCACCCTGGTCGGGCCCGAAGGCCCTCTGACCCTGGGAATTGTGGACCGCTTTGAGGAGGCCGGGCTCCCCATCTTCGGCCCAAGAAAGAACGCCGCGATCCTGGAGGGAAGCAAGGTCTTCACCAAGGATTTTCTGCGCAGGCACGGGATCCCCACGGCCGAGTATATGAGTTTCACCGATCCTGCTCAAGCCGCCGGCTATATCTTGAAAAAGGGAGCGCCCATCGTGGTCAAGGCCGACGGACTGGCCGCAGGCAAGGGGGTCGTGGTCGCGCAGAACGTTGAGGAGGCGGTTGCGTCCGTGTACATGATCATGGAACAGAGGAAATTCGGTTCGGCCGGAGAGGCCATCGTGGTGGAGGAGTGTCTGGCCGGGGAGGAGGCCTCCTTTATGGCCTTCACGGACGGAAAGGCCGTCATACCCATGATCTCCTCTCAGGACCACAAGCAGGTCCATGACGGGGACCGAGGGCCCAACACCGGCGGCATGGGCGCCTATACCCCTGCGCCGGTCATTCAGGACCGGACCGAGGAGATCATGGAGACGGTCATGGTCCCGACGATCCGTGGCATGGCCGAGGAGGGGAGGGTCTTCAAAGGGGTGCTGTATGCCGGCATCATGGTCACACCCGAGGGGTTGAAGGTCCTGGAATTCAATGTGCGCTTCGGTGATCCCGAGGCTCAGCCGATCCTCTTCAGGCTCAAGACCGACCTCGTTGACATCATCGAGGGGATCCTTAATGACCGGCTCAGTCAGGTCCCTATCGAATGGAAGAACGGCGCCAGCGCCTGTGTGGTCCTGGCTTCAGGCGGGTATCCGGGGGCCTATGAAAAAGGGAAGACCATCTCCGGTCTGGACAGGATCCCGGACACCGAGGATCTCCTGGTCTTTCATGCGGGGACGAGAATGGTGGATGACAGGATTGTCACAGCCGGCGGCAGGGTCCTGGGGGTCACGGCCCGAGGGGAGACCCTGGCTTCCGCCCTGAACAAGGCCTATGATGCCGTAAACCTGATTGACTTTAAGGGAAAGCACTTCCGCACCGACATCGGGCAAAAGGGGTTGAAGATGCTGTGCGAGCAGGGATAG